In Bombus pascuorum chromosome 13, iyBomPasc1.1, whole genome shotgun sequence, a single genomic region encodes these proteins:
- the LOC132913208 gene encoding ephrin type-B receptor 1-B isoform X1: MAPFNMAGVAGLLATCAAAAVSAAHLLPLLLLLFCPRGTHTEQVVLLDTTQEEKLEWTKYPFGAEANTPGWVEESFTNFDKGINWRSYVVCDVAYNNVNNWLWTPFIERGPANRMYIEIQFTTRDCSLFPGNALSCKETFSLLYYEFDVATKEPPPWETDSYKLIGRIAAGEGRFNTNTGVVINTEVKSIPVTKKGVYFAFRDQGACISILAIKVYYISCPEISVNFAHFPATPTGREVALIEQTIGTCVDNAVVIEQPTFLCKGDGKWYLPNGGCHCKPGYQADVEKQACTECAIGKFKHEAGSHSCEACPAHSKSSDYGFTECRCNAGYFRAEKDPKKMPCTQPPSAPQNLTVNFVDQSTVILSWNAPHMLGGRTDTTYRVVCDACSMGVKYIPNTEVFNDTKITITGLNAVTTYRFQVFAENGVSALAGKSEYVDITVTTEASVPSLVSNVRITSVKSSELSISWDAPVTEVGGDSDLVERYEVRCYPRYDDATNATVIQTSELSATFKGLKPSTDYAIQVRAKTTRGWGEYTPIVYKKTPHAMGLDYVGEDDNMQVRIIAGAIVAVVVLLVIIIIMTVLILRSRASDECNKKQPSDCDTLEYRNGEGLVVTYMHCKMDSSPIVTTHTNNKSKSSLTTPLFTPAVGVAAASAGGAGGGGARSYVDPHTYEDPNQAVREFAREIDAGYITIEAIIGGGEFGDVCRGKLKLPPDGRTEIDVAIKTLKPGSADKARNDFLTEASIMGQFEHPNVIFLQGVVTKSNPVMIITEFMENGSLDTFLRANDGKFQVLQLVGMLRGIASGMQYLAEMNYVHRDLAARNVLVNAALVCKIADFGLSREIESATEGAYTTRTVYSGKKGGKIPVRWTAPEAIAFRKFTSASDVWSMGIVCWEVMSYGERPYWNWSNQDVIKSIEKGYRLPAPMDCPEAIYQLMLDCWQKERTHRPTFANLTQTLDKLIRSPDTLRKIAQNRIRERGAPPPPPPASSTSSNVHLRKRGTNPLAPDAVDLTQLTSVSEWLASIKMSRYAESFERSGVTTLEAAARVTVQELTALGVTLVGHQKKIMNSVTALRAQMSATSQGFLV, from the exons TGGGTGGAAGAGTCGTTCACCAACTTCGACAAGGGCATCAATTGGCGGAGTTACGTCGTCTGCGACGTAGCGTACAACAACGTGAACAATTGGCTATGGACGCCGTTCATCGAGAGGGGACCGGCGAACCGCATGTACATAGAAATACAATTCACGACTCGTGACTGCTCGTTGTTCCCCGGAAACGCGCTCAGTTGCAAAGAAACTTTCAGTCTACTTTACTACGAGTTCGACGTGGCTACCAAGGAACCGCCACCGTGGGAAACGGATAGTTACAAGTTGATCG GACGCATCGCTGCTGGCGAGGGAAGGTTCAACACTAACACCGGGGTGGTGATAAACACGGAGGTCAAATCCATTCCAGTGACGAAGAAGGGCGTGTACTTTGCGTTCCGCGACCAGGGAGCTTGCATCTCCATCTTGGCCATTAAAGTTTACTACATCAGCTGCCCGGAGATCTCTGTGAACTTTGCACACTTCCCGGCAACGCCAACGGGTCGCGAAGTCGCGTTGATCGAACAAACGATCGGCACTTGCGTGGACAACGCGGTGGTCATCGAACAGCCAACCTTCCTCTGCAAAGGAGATGGCAAATGGTACCTGCCTAACGGTGGATGTCACTGCAAACCTGGCTATCAGGCTGACGTCGAGAAGCAAGCGTGCACCGAGTGCGCGATCGGTAAATTCAAACACGAAGCTGGGTCGCACAGTTGCGAAGCTTGTCCGGCTCACAGCAAATCCTCCGATTACGGATTCACCGAATGTCGATGCAACGCCGGTTATTTCAGGGCCGAGAAAGATCCGAAGAAAATGCCTTGTACAC AACCACCGTCGGCGCCACAAAATTTGACGGTGAACTTCGTTGACCAGTCTACTGTGATTCTGTCGTGGAATGCGCCGCACATGCTGGGCGGCAGAACAGATACGACTTACAGGGTGGTCTGCGATGCCTGTAGTATGGGCGTCAAATACATTCCCAACACC GAAGTTTTCAACGACACGAAGATCACGATAACGGGTCTAAACGCGGTGACCACGTATCGATTCCAAGTATTTGCCGAGAACGGTGTATCGGCGTTGGCTGGAAAATCCGAGTACGTGGACATCACCGTCACCACAGAAGCTAGCGTACCTAGTTTGGTGAGCAACGTCAGGATTACCAGCGTGAAGAGTTCGGAACTGAGCATTAGTTGGGACGCTCCGGTAACCGAGGTCGGCGGAGACAGCGATCTGGTCGAAAGATACGAAG TGAGGTGTTATCCGCGATACGACGATGCTACCAACGCTACGGTTATACAAACTTCCGAGTTATCCGCGACGTTCAAAGGCCTAAAACCATCGACGGACTACGCGATACAAGTACGAGCGAAGACAACGCGAGGCTGGGGCGAATATACGCCCATAGTTTATAAAAAGACGCCTCACGCTATGGGACTAG ACTACGTCGGAGAAGATGACAATATGCAAGTAAGGATCATAGCAGGAGCTATCGTTGCTGTGGTAGTCCTTCTGGTGATCATCATTATCATGACCGTTCTGATTTTGAGAAG CAGGGCCTCGGACGAATGCAACAAGAAACAGCCCAGTGACTGCGATACCCTGGAGTATAGAAACGGCGAAG GACTAGTTGTGACCTACA TGCACTGCAAAATGGACAGTTCACCGATTGTGACAACCCACACCAACAACAAGAGCAAGTCCTCGC TGACCACGCCGCTGTTCACACCTGCAGTGGGAGTTGCTGCCGCGAGTGCAGGAGGTGCTGGTGGCGGAGGTGCAAGGAGTTACGTCGACCCTCATACCTACGAAGATCCGAATCAAGCTGTGAGAGAATTCGCCCGAGAAATCGACGCAGGATACATCACGATAGAAGCTATCATAG GTGGTGGAGAATTTGGCGACGTTTGTCGAGGAAAATTAAAACTACCGCCAGACGGTCGAACGGAGATCGACGTCGCGATCAAGACTTTGAAACCAGGCTCCGCGGACAAAGCTCGCAACGACTTCCTCACTGAAGCCTCCATCATGGGTCAGTTCGAGCATCCGAACGTGATATTCCTGCAAGGCGTCGTAACCAAGAGCAATCCAGTGATGATCATCACGGAGTTCATGGAGAACGGTAGCCTGGACACTTTCCTGCGTGCGAACGACGGCAAGTTCCAGGTGCTGCAGCTTGTAGGCATGCTTCGCGGTATCGCGAGCGGCATGCAGTATCTTGCTGAAATGAACTACGTACATCGAGATCTCGCGGCGAGGAACGTGCTCGTGAATGCTGCCCTCGTCTGCAAGATCGCCGATTTCGGGCTTAGCCGGGAGATCGAAAGCGCCACGGAAGGAGCGTACACGACCAGG ACTGTTTACTCCGGCAAAAAGGGTGGAAAGATCCCGGTACGATGGACAGCTCCGGAAGCGATAGCGTTCCGAAAGTTCACCAGCGCTTCCGACGTATGGAGCATGGGCATCGTTTGTTGGGAGGTGATGTCCTACGGCGAAAGACCGTATTGGAACTGGTCTAATCAGGATGTGATAAAGTCGATCGAGAAAGGATACAGGCTTCCAGCACCGATGGATTGTCCGGAAGCGATCTATCAGCTGATGCTCGATTGTTGGCAGAAGGAACGAACCCATCGTCCTACCTTTGCCAATCTCACTCAAACCTTGGACAAATTGATACGAAGCCCGGACACGCTGCGGAAAATCGCCCAGAACAG AATCAGGGAAAGGGGTGCTCCACCCCCACCCCCACCCGCCTCGTCGACATCCTCCAACGTGCATTTGAGGAAAAG GGGCACCAATCCACTGGCGCCGGACGCGGTGGACTTGACGCAGCTGACCTCGGTCAGCGAGTGGCTGGCTTCCATCAAGATGTCACGGTACGCGGAGAGTTTCGAAAGATCCGGAGTGACCACCTTGGAGGCGGCCGCGCGTGTTACCGTACAAGAGCTGACGGCGCTCGGGGTGACGTTGGTGGGACACCAGAAGAAGATAATGAACAGCGTGACAGCGCTCAGAGCACAGATGTCGGCCACTTCGCAAGGTTTTCTCGTTTAA
- the LOC132913208 gene encoding ephrin type-B receptor 1-B isoform X12, whose translation MAPFNMAGVAGLLATCAAAAVSAAHLLPLLLLLFCPRGTHTEQVVLLDTTQEEKLEWTKYPFGAEANTPGWVEESFTNFDKGINWRSYVVCDVAYNNVNNWLWTPFIERGPANRMYIEIQFTTRDCSLFPGNALSCKETFSLLYYEFDVATKEPPPWETDSYKLIGRIAAGEGRFNTNTGVVINTEVKSIPVTKKGVYFAFRDQGACISILAIKVYYISCPEISVNFAHFPATPTGREVALIEQTIGTCVDNAVVIEQPTFLCKGDGKWYLPNGGCHCKPGYQADVEKQACTECAIGKFKHEAGSHSCEACPAHSKSSDYGFTECRCNAGYFRAEKDPKKMPCTQPPSAPQNLTVNFVDQSTVILSWNAPHMLGGRTDTTYRVVCDACSMGVKYIPNTEVFNDTKITITGLNAVTTYRFQVFAENGVSALAGKSEYVDITVTTEASVPSLVSNVRITSVKSSELSISWDAPVTEVGGDSDLVERYEVRCYPRYDDATNATVIQTSELSATFKGLKPSTDYAIQVRAKTTRGWGEYTPIVYKKTPHAMGLDYVGEDDNMQVRIIAGAIVAVVVLLVIIIIMTVLILRSRASDECNKKQPSDCDTLEYRNGEGLVVTYMHCKMDSSPIVTTHTNNKSKSSLTTPLFTPAVGVAAASAGGAGGGGARSYVDPHTYEDPNQAVREFAREIDAGYITIEAIIGGGEFGDVCRGKLKLPPDGRTEIDVAIKTLKPGSADKARNDFLTEASIMGQFEHPNVIFLQGVVTKSNPVMIITEFMENGSLDTFLRANDGKFQVLQLVGMLRGIASGMQYLAEMNYVHRDLAARNVLVNAALVCKIADFGLSREIESATEGAYTTRGGKIPVRWTAPEAIAFRKFTSASDVWSMGIVCWEVMSYGERPYWNWSNQDVIKSIEKGYRLPAPMDCPEAIYQLMLDCWQKERTHRPTFANLTQTLDKLIRSPDTLRKIAQNRGTNPLAPDAVDLTQLTSVSEWLASIKMSRYAESFERSGVTTLEAAARVTVQELTALGVTLVGHQKKIMNSVTALRAQMSATSQGFLV comes from the exons TGGGTGGAAGAGTCGTTCACCAACTTCGACAAGGGCATCAATTGGCGGAGTTACGTCGTCTGCGACGTAGCGTACAACAACGTGAACAATTGGCTATGGACGCCGTTCATCGAGAGGGGACCGGCGAACCGCATGTACATAGAAATACAATTCACGACTCGTGACTGCTCGTTGTTCCCCGGAAACGCGCTCAGTTGCAAAGAAACTTTCAGTCTACTTTACTACGAGTTCGACGTGGCTACCAAGGAACCGCCACCGTGGGAAACGGATAGTTACAAGTTGATCG GACGCATCGCTGCTGGCGAGGGAAGGTTCAACACTAACACCGGGGTGGTGATAAACACGGAGGTCAAATCCATTCCAGTGACGAAGAAGGGCGTGTACTTTGCGTTCCGCGACCAGGGAGCTTGCATCTCCATCTTGGCCATTAAAGTTTACTACATCAGCTGCCCGGAGATCTCTGTGAACTTTGCACACTTCCCGGCAACGCCAACGGGTCGCGAAGTCGCGTTGATCGAACAAACGATCGGCACTTGCGTGGACAACGCGGTGGTCATCGAACAGCCAACCTTCCTCTGCAAAGGAGATGGCAAATGGTACCTGCCTAACGGTGGATGTCACTGCAAACCTGGCTATCAGGCTGACGTCGAGAAGCAAGCGTGCACCGAGTGCGCGATCGGTAAATTCAAACACGAAGCTGGGTCGCACAGTTGCGAAGCTTGTCCGGCTCACAGCAAATCCTCCGATTACGGATTCACCGAATGTCGATGCAACGCCGGTTATTTCAGGGCCGAGAAAGATCCGAAGAAAATGCCTTGTACAC AACCACCGTCGGCGCCACAAAATTTGACGGTGAACTTCGTTGACCAGTCTACTGTGATTCTGTCGTGGAATGCGCCGCACATGCTGGGCGGCAGAACAGATACGACTTACAGGGTGGTCTGCGATGCCTGTAGTATGGGCGTCAAATACATTCCCAACACC GAAGTTTTCAACGACACGAAGATCACGATAACGGGTCTAAACGCGGTGACCACGTATCGATTCCAAGTATTTGCCGAGAACGGTGTATCGGCGTTGGCTGGAAAATCCGAGTACGTGGACATCACCGTCACCACAGAAGCTAGCGTACCTAGTTTGGTGAGCAACGTCAGGATTACCAGCGTGAAGAGTTCGGAACTGAGCATTAGTTGGGACGCTCCGGTAACCGAGGTCGGCGGAGACAGCGATCTGGTCGAAAGATACGAAG TGAGGTGTTATCCGCGATACGACGATGCTACCAACGCTACGGTTATACAAACTTCCGAGTTATCCGCGACGTTCAAAGGCCTAAAACCATCGACGGACTACGCGATACAAGTACGAGCGAAGACAACGCGAGGCTGGGGCGAATATACGCCCATAGTTTATAAAAAGACGCCTCACGCTATGGGACTAG ACTACGTCGGAGAAGATGACAATATGCAAGTAAGGATCATAGCAGGAGCTATCGTTGCTGTGGTAGTCCTTCTGGTGATCATCATTATCATGACCGTTCTGATTTTGAGAAG CAGGGCCTCGGACGAATGCAACAAGAAACAGCCCAGTGACTGCGATACCCTGGAGTATAGAAACGGCGAAG GACTAGTTGTGACCTACA TGCACTGCAAAATGGACAGTTCACCGATTGTGACAACCCACACCAACAACAAGAGCAAGTCCTCGC TGACCACGCCGCTGTTCACACCTGCAGTGGGAGTTGCTGCCGCGAGTGCAGGAGGTGCTGGTGGCGGAGGTGCAAGGAGTTACGTCGACCCTCATACCTACGAAGATCCGAATCAAGCTGTGAGAGAATTCGCCCGAGAAATCGACGCAGGATACATCACGATAGAAGCTATCATAG GTGGTGGAGAATTTGGCGACGTTTGTCGAGGAAAATTAAAACTACCGCCAGACGGTCGAACGGAGATCGACGTCGCGATCAAGACTTTGAAACCAGGCTCCGCGGACAAAGCTCGCAACGACTTCCTCACTGAAGCCTCCATCATGGGTCAGTTCGAGCATCCGAACGTGATATTCCTGCAAGGCGTCGTAACCAAGAGCAATCCAGTGATGATCATCACGGAGTTCATGGAGAACGGTAGCCTGGACACTTTCCTGCGTGCGAACGACGGCAAGTTCCAGGTGCTGCAGCTTGTAGGCATGCTTCGCGGTATCGCGAGCGGCATGCAGTATCTTGCTGAAATGAACTACGTACATCGAGATCTCGCGGCGAGGAACGTGCTCGTGAATGCTGCCCTCGTCTGCAAGATCGCCGATTTCGGGCTTAGCCGGGAGATCGAAAGCGCCACGGAAGGAGCGTACACGACCAGG GGTGGAAAGATCCCGGTACGATGGACAGCTCCGGAAGCGATAGCGTTCCGAAAGTTCACCAGCGCTTCCGACGTATGGAGCATGGGCATCGTTTGTTGGGAGGTGATGTCCTACGGCGAAAGACCGTATTGGAACTGGTCTAATCAGGATGTGATAAAGTCGATCGAGAAAGGATACAGGCTTCCAGCACCGATGGATTGTCCGGAAGCGATCTATCAGCTGATGCTCGATTGTTGGCAGAAGGAACGAACCCATCGTCCTACCTTTGCCAATCTCACTCAAACCTTGGACAAATTGATACGAAGCCCGGACACGCTGCGGAAAATCGCCCAGAACAG GGGCACCAATCCACTGGCGCCGGACGCGGTGGACTTGACGCAGCTGACCTCGGTCAGCGAGTGGCTGGCTTCCATCAAGATGTCACGGTACGCGGAGAGTTTCGAAAGATCCGGAGTGACCACCTTGGAGGCGGCCGCGCGTGTTACCGTACAAGAGCTGACGGCGCTCGGGGTGACGTTGGTGGGACACCAGAAGAAGATAATGAACAGCGTGACAGCGCTCAGAGCACAGATGTCGGCCACTTCGCAAGGTTTTCTCGTTTAA
- the LOC132913208 gene encoding ephrin type-B receptor 1-B isoform X3 translates to MAPFNMAGVAGLLATCAAAAVSAAHLLPLLLLLFCPRGTHTEQVVLLDTTQEEKLEWTKYPFGAEANTPGWVEESFTNFDKGINWRSYVVCDVAYNNVNNWLWTPFIERGPANRMYIEIQFTTRDCSLFPGNALSCKETFSLLYYEFDVATKEPPPWETDSYKLIGRIAAGEGRFNTNTGVVINTEVKSIPVTKKGVYFAFRDQGACISILAIKVYYISCPEISVNFAHFPATPTGREVALIEQTIGTCVDNAVVIEQPTFLCKGDGKWYLPNGGCHCKPGYQADVEKQACTECAIGKFKHEAGSHSCEACPAHSKSSDYGFTECRCNAGYFRAEKDPKKMPCTQPPSAPQNLTVNFVDQSTVILSWNAPHMLGGRTDTTYRVVCDACSMGVKYIPNTEVFNDTKITITGLNAVTTYRFQVFAENGVSALAGKSEYVDITVTTEASVPSLVSNVRITSVKSSELSISWDAPVTEVGGDSDLVERYEVRCYPRYDDATNATVIQTSELSATFKGLKPSTDYAIQVRAKTTRGWGEYTPIVYKKTPHAMGLDYVGEDDNMQVRIIAGAIVAVVVLLVIIIIMTVLILRSRASDECNKKQPSDCDTLEYRNGEGLVVTYMHCKMDSSPIVTTHTNNKSKSSLTTPLFTPAVGVAAASAGGAGGGGARSYVDPHTYEDPNQAVREFAREIDAGYITIEAIIGGGEFGDVCRGKLKLPPDGRTEIDVAIKTLKPGSADKARNDFLTEASIMGQFEHPNVIFLQGVVTKSNPVMIITEFMENGSLDTFLRANDGKFQVLQLVGMLRGIASGMQYLAEMNYVHRDLAARNVLVNAALVCKIADFGLSREIESATEGAYTTRGGKIPVRWTAPEAIAFRKFTSASDVWSMGIVCWEVMSYGERPYWNWSNQDVIKSIEKGYRLPAPMDCPEAIYQLMLDCWQKERTHRPTFANLTQTLDKLIRSPDTLRKIAQNRIRERGAPPPPPPASSTSSNVHLRKRGTNPLAPDAVDLTQLTSVSEWLASIKMSRYAESFERSGVTTLEAAARVTVQELTALGVTLVGHQKKIMNSVTALRAQMSATSQGFLV, encoded by the exons TGGGTGGAAGAGTCGTTCACCAACTTCGACAAGGGCATCAATTGGCGGAGTTACGTCGTCTGCGACGTAGCGTACAACAACGTGAACAATTGGCTATGGACGCCGTTCATCGAGAGGGGACCGGCGAACCGCATGTACATAGAAATACAATTCACGACTCGTGACTGCTCGTTGTTCCCCGGAAACGCGCTCAGTTGCAAAGAAACTTTCAGTCTACTTTACTACGAGTTCGACGTGGCTACCAAGGAACCGCCACCGTGGGAAACGGATAGTTACAAGTTGATCG GACGCATCGCTGCTGGCGAGGGAAGGTTCAACACTAACACCGGGGTGGTGATAAACACGGAGGTCAAATCCATTCCAGTGACGAAGAAGGGCGTGTACTTTGCGTTCCGCGACCAGGGAGCTTGCATCTCCATCTTGGCCATTAAAGTTTACTACATCAGCTGCCCGGAGATCTCTGTGAACTTTGCACACTTCCCGGCAACGCCAACGGGTCGCGAAGTCGCGTTGATCGAACAAACGATCGGCACTTGCGTGGACAACGCGGTGGTCATCGAACAGCCAACCTTCCTCTGCAAAGGAGATGGCAAATGGTACCTGCCTAACGGTGGATGTCACTGCAAACCTGGCTATCAGGCTGACGTCGAGAAGCAAGCGTGCACCGAGTGCGCGATCGGTAAATTCAAACACGAAGCTGGGTCGCACAGTTGCGAAGCTTGTCCGGCTCACAGCAAATCCTCCGATTACGGATTCACCGAATGTCGATGCAACGCCGGTTATTTCAGGGCCGAGAAAGATCCGAAGAAAATGCCTTGTACAC AACCACCGTCGGCGCCACAAAATTTGACGGTGAACTTCGTTGACCAGTCTACTGTGATTCTGTCGTGGAATGCGCCGCACATGCTGGGCGGCAGAACAGATACGACTTACAGGGTGGTCTGCGATGCCTGTAGTATGGGCGTCAAATACATTCCCAACACC GAAGTTTTCAACGACACGAAGATCACGATAACGGGTCTAAACGCGGTGACCACGTATCGATTCCAAGTATTTGCCGAGAACGGTGTATCGGCGTTGGCTGGAAAATCCGAGTACGTGGACATCACCGTCACCACAGAAGCTAGCGTACCTAGTTTGGTGAGCAACGTCAGGATTACCAGCGTGAAGAGTTCGGAACTGAGCATTAGTTGGGACGCTCCGGTAACCGAGGTCGGCGGAGACAGCGATCTGGTCGAAAGATACGAAG TGAGGTGTTATCCGCGATACGACGATGCTACCAACGCTACGGTTATACAAACTTCCGAGTTATCCGCGACGTTCAAAGGCCTAAAACCATCGACGGACTACGCGATACAAGTACGAGCGAAGACAACGCGAGGCTGGGGCGAATATACGCCCATAGTTTATAAAAAGACGCCTCACGCTATGGGACTAG ACTACGTCGGAGAAGATGACAATATGCAAGTAAGGATCATAGCAGGAGCTATCGTTGCTGTGGTAGTCCTTCTGGTGATCATCATTATCATGACCGTTCTGATTTTGAGAAG CAGGGCCTCGGACGAATGCAACAAGAAACAGCCCAGTGACTGCGATACCCTGGAGTATAGAAACGGCGAAG GACTAGTTGTGACCTACA TGCACTGCAAAATGGACAGTTCACCGATTGTGACAACCCACACCAACAACAAGAGCAAGTCCTCGC TGACCACGCCGCTGTTCACACCTGCAGTGGGAGTTGCTGCCGCGAGTGCAGGAGGTGCTGGTGGCGGAGGTGCAAGGAGTTACGTCGACCCTCATACCTACGAAGATCCGAATCAAGCTGTGAGAGAATTCGCCCGAGAAATCGACGCAGGATACATCACGATAGAAGCTATCATAG GTGGTGGAGAATTTGGCGACGTTTGTCGAGGAAAATTAAAACTACCGCCAGACGGTCGAACGGAGATCGACGTCGCGATCAAGACTTTGAAACCAGGCTCCGCGGACAAAGCTCGCAACGACTTCCTCACTGAAGCCTCCATCATGGGTCAGTTCGAGCATCCGAACGTGATATTCCTGCAAGGCGTCGTAACCAAGAGCAATCCAGTGATGATCATCACGGAGTTCATGGAGAACGGTAGCCTGGACACTTTCCTGCGTGCGAACGACGGCAAGTTCCAGGTGCTGCAGCTTGTAGGCATGCTTCGCGGTATCGCGAGCGGCATGCAGTATCTTGCTGAAATGAACTACGTACATCGAGATCTCGCGGCGAGGAACGTGCTCGTGAATGCTGCCCTCGTCTGCAAGATCGCCGATTTCGGGCTTAGCCGGGAGATCGAAAGCGCCACGGAAGGAGCGTACACGACCAGG GGTGGAAAGATCCCGGTACGATGGACAGCTCCGGAAGCGATAGCGTTCCGAAAGTTCACCAGCGCTTCCGACGTATGGAGCATGGGCATCGTTTGTTGGGAGGTGATGTCCTACGGCGAAAGACCGTATTGGAACTGGTCTAATCAGGATGTGATAAAGTCGATCGAGAAAGGATACAGGCTTCCAGCACCGATGGATTGTCCGGAAGCGATCTATCAGCTGATGCTCGATTGTTGGCAGAAGGAACGAACCCATCGTCCTACCTTTGCCAATCTCACTCAAACCTTGGACAAATTGATACGAAGCCCGGACACGCTGCGGAAAATCGCCCAGAACAG AATCAGGGAAAGGGGTGCTCCACCCCCACCCCCACCCGCCTCGTCGACATCCTCCAACGTGCATTTGAGGAAAAG GGGCACCAATCCACTGGCGCCGGACGCGGTGGACTTGACGCAGCTGACCTCGGTCAGCGAGTGGCTGGCTTCCATCAAGATGTCACGGTACGCGGAGAGTTTCGAAAGATCCGGAGTGACCACCTTGGAGGCGGCCGCGCGTGTTACCGTACAAGAGCTGACGGCGCTCGGGGTGACGTTGGTGGGACACCAGAAGAAGATAATGAACAGCGTGACAGCGCTCAGAGCACAGATGTCGGCCACTTCGCAAGGTTTTCTCGTTTAA